One Polynucleobacter sp. SHI8 genomic window, GCCCCTAATTCAGGTTTTTTGCCTAACTATGAAATTTTGACACCTGTAGCCATTAAGGATCCTGATGTTCATTTATGGCGTTATAGAAAAAGTGGAATGACTTCGAACTCCTATCAAGCCGTGATCGTTGATCCCATCATGATTAATCATGAACCGAATCAGAAATTAACTCCTGAGGTTTTGGCTTCAATCAAAGCTGAGTTGCAAAAAGATATTTTGGATTCTCTTCGCAATCGCGGCTTTAAGGTTGTGAATGAACCTGGCCCTGGTGTCGCTAGACTTACTGTAGGTATTACCGGTGCTGATTATGCGAATAATGGTAGTCTGAGACCCCGCGACTTTACTCCTGTTGGACTTGTGAGCAATGTCGCTGGTCGAGCCACAGACTTAAACTCAAAGATTCCCGCCATGATCTTAGAAAGCAAGGTACTTGATAGTCAAAGCAGAGATATTTTGAGTGAAGGATTAATCACGATTAAAGGTGAATCATTCAGAACTGGATCTGGCTCCGTGGACTCTTTTGTAGAAATGACTAAAAAATCAATTCGCTTAGCACTTCAAAACTGATTTATCGAGTTGTTCTACAGTCCCATTTGATACATCAATAAGATAGATGAGCTTCC contains:
- a CDS encoding DUF3313 family protein → MNTSKSFKMIYSLTAFLLIDLFAGCSSGPQKTQLAAPNSGFLPNYEILTPVAIKDPDVHLWRYRKSGMTSNSYQAVIVDPIMINHEPNQKLTPEVLASIKAELQKDILDSLRNRGFKVVNEPGPGVARLTVGITGADYANNGSLRPRDFTPVGLVSNVAGRATDLNSKIPAMILESKVLDSQSRDILSEGLITIKGESFRTGSGSVDSFVEMTKKSIRLALQN